In Desulfosediminicola ganghwensis, a single window of DNA contains:
- the nifH gene encoding nitrogenase iron protein, whose product MRKVAIYGKGGIGKSTTTQNTVAGLGEMGRKVMVVGCDPKADSTRLLLGGLAQKSVLDTLREEGEDVELDDIRKASFGGSWSVESGGPEPGVGCAGRGIITSINMLESLGAYDEKEGLDYAFYDVLGDVVCGGFAMPIRDGKAEEIYIVCSGEMMAMYAANNICKGIVKYAQSGGVRLGGLICNSRNVDNEKEMIEELAKKLGTQMIYFVPRDNDVQRAEINRKTVIEWNPEAKQADEYRGLAEAIDTNDMFVIPTPLEIEELEQLLLDFGLLEA is encoded by the coding sequence ATGCGCAAAGTGGCAATCTACGGAAAAGGCGGAATCGGAAAATCAACCACAACCCAGAACACAGTTGCCGGCCTCGGAGAAATGGGCCGCAAAGTCATGGTCGTCGGCTGTGACCCTAAGGCAGACTCTACCCGTTTACTTCTCGGCGGCCTGGCCCAGAAATCCGTTCTCGACACCTTGCGCGAAGAAGGCGAGGACGTTGAACTGGATGATATCAGAAAAGCCAGTTTTGGTGGCTCATGGTCAGTCGAATCCGGCGGACCGGAGCCAGGCGTTGGTTGTGCAGGGCGAGGTATCATTACCTCCATCAACATGCTTGAGTCCCTGGGTGCCTACGATGAGAAGGAAGGACTTGACTACGCGTTCTACGATGTACTTGGCGACGTTGTCTGTGGTGGTTTTGCAATGCCTATCCGAGACGGTAAGGCTGAAGAGATCTACATCGTCTGCTCCGGTGAGATGATGGCCATGTATGCCGCCAACAATATCTGCAAAGGTATCGTCAAGTATGCTCAGTCTGGCGGTGTTCGCCTGGGTGGCCTGATCTGCAACTCAAGAAACGTCGACAATGAAAAAGAGATGATCGAAGAGCTCGCAAAAAAGCTCGGCACCCAGATGATTTATTTCGTGCCACGTGACAACGATGTACAGCGCGCTGAGATCAACAGAAAGACCGTCATCGAGTGGAACCCAGAAGCCAAACAGGCCGACGAATACCGCGGACTGGCCGAGGCTATCGATACAAACGATATGTTCGTTATCCCTACACCGCTTGAAATCGAAGAGCTTGAGCAGCTGCTCCTGGACTTTGGCTTACTGGAAGCGTAA
- a CDS encoding P-II family nitrogen regulator, with protein MKKIEAIIKPFKLESVKEALTDLGIAGMTVSDVKGYGRQKGHKEVYRGAEYNVEFNPKTKIELVVDSEIAGKVVEAIRGAANSGKIGDGKIFVLPVENVVRIRTGESGKEAI; from the coding sequence ATGAAGAAAATCGAGGCAATCATCAAGCCGTTCAAGCTCGAAAGCGTAAAGGAGGCTCTCACCGACCTCGGCATTGCAGGAATGACGGTATCAGATGTGAAAGGATACGGACGTCAGAAAGGCCATAAGGAAGTCTATCGCGGTGCAGAGTATAACGTGGAGTTCAATCCGAAGACTAAGATCGAACTTGTTGTGGATAGCGAAATAGCAGGCAAAGTTGTTGAAGCTATTCGAGGGGCTGCCAACTCCGGAAAAATTGGCGATGGTAAAATCTTTGTTCTACCGGTCGAGAATGTTGTGCGGATTCGTACCGGCGAAAGCGGTAAAGAAGCAATCTAG
- a CDS encoding ammonium transporter — protein sequence MKNRTYWGGAALLASLAIAGPACAEEVASVGDTLINLAYALDTFYFLMSGALVMWMAAGFAMLEAGLVRSKNTVEILTKNVALYSIACIMYMIVGYNIMYGDGSGIIPGFGFFLGADNSVADVLASGGDTYYSAMSDFFFQVVFVATAMSIVSGAVAERMKLWAFLAFAVVMTGFIYPVQGYWKWGGGFLDALGFLDFAGSGVVHLCGASAALAGVLLLGARKGKYVSGRINAIPGANLPLATLGTFILWLGWFGFNGGSELKISNIEEANAVSMIFVNTNTAAAGGLVAALLFSRAWFGKADLTMALNGALAGLVAITAEPLTPSPLLATIVGAIGGLIVVAAIVFIDKAKVDDPVGAISVHGVVGIWGLIAVAFTNPEGSLVAQLTGIVVIFAWVFGTSFVVWLALKALMGIRVTEEEELEGCDISECGLDAYPEFTKD from the coding sequence ATGAAGAACAGAACGTACTGGGGTGGAGCAGCTTTGCTCGCTTCCCTGGCCATAGCCGGGCCGGCTTGTGCTGAAGAGGTTGCCAGCGTAGGTGACACCCTGATCAACCTTGCATATGCATTGGATACTTTCTACTTTCTGATGTCGGGTGCTCTGGTAATGTGGATGGCGGCCGGTTTTGCCATGCTTGAGGCTGGTCTGGTACGCAGCAAAAATACCGTTGAGATTCTTACCAAGAACGTCGCACTGTACTCTATCGCCTGTATTATGTATATGATCGTCGGTTACAACATCATGTACGGCGACGGCAGCGGCATTATCCCAGGGTTCGGTTTTTTCCTCGGTGCTGATAACTCCGTAGCTGATGTGCTGGCAAGTGGTGGAGATACCTACTATTCCGCTATGTCTGATTTCTTCTTCCAGGTGGTGTTCGTTGCGACCGCTATGTCTATCGTTTCCGGAGCTGTTGCTGAGCGCATGAAACTGTGGGCATTCCTGGCTTTTGCTGTAGTTATGACCGGTTTCATTTACCCGGTACAGGGGTATTGGAAGTGGGGCGGTGGTTTCCTCGACGCTCTCGGTTTCCTCGATTTCGCAGGTTCCGGTGTTGTTCATCTCTGTGGTGCCTCTGCAGCTCTCGCCGGTGTACTTCTGCTCGGCGCACGTAAAGGCAAATATGTAAGTGGTAGAATCAACGCTATCCCAGGTGCTAACCTGCCATTGGCTACTCTCGGTACCTTTATCCTCTGGCTCGGCTGGTTCGGTTTTAACGGCGGTTCCGAGCTGAAGATCAGTAACATTGAAGAAGCGAACGCCGTATCCATGATTTTTGTCAACACCAACACCGCCGCGGCTGGTGGTCTTGTGGCAGCGCTGCTCTTCTCCAGAGCGTGGTTCGGTAAAGCTGATCTGACCATGGCCTTAAACGGTGCTCTTGCCGGCCTGGTGGCGATTACCGCTGAACCTCTCACCCCAAGTCCTTTGTTGGCAACAATCGTAGGTGCAATTGGTGGTCTCATCGTCGTGGCAGCCATCGTCTTCATAGATAAAGCAAAGGTTGATGATCCGGTTGGTGCAATCTCAGTGCATGGTGTTGTCGGTATCTGGGGTCTGATCGCCGTAGCTTTTACCAATCCGGAAGGGTCTCTCGTAGCACAGCTCACCGGTATCGTAGTGATCTTCGCCTGGGTATTCGGTACAAGTTTCGTAGTATGGCTGGCACTGAAAGCTCTCATGGGTATCCGTGTAACTGAAGAAGAGGAACTTGAAGGTTGTGACATCAGCGAGTGTGGTCTTGATGCATATCCGGAGTTCACCAAGGATTGA
- a CDS encoding sirohydrochlorin cobaltochelatase: protein MKIPVILTASSAAKQARATYLALENHIRGALPVIHTNQYEFHWSYSSRVANRERAKGSTSSLPEIGDVVRQLIDMGHKHAIMQSLQLIVGHEFHQLHRESSHTEQLACHLGKPLLTAPDDFYEFMKILATIASPYPDHALLLVGHGTRHASWPLYLGLEQVMQRHFGKRAYVGVVEHYPDSTDIEQRITLSGHSKVLVIPFFMVAGVHFHRDVAGEGMSSWRSRILRAGLEVEIACGDGLGALPDIGRIFARHITDASAEIA from the coding sequence ATGAAGATACCGGTAATTCTCACCGCCTCCAGCGCGGCTAAACAAGCACGCGCAACCTATCTGGCTCTCGAAAACCATATTCGAGGCGCTCTACCAGTCATTCACACCAACCAGTATGAGTTTCACTGGAGCTACAGCAGTCGGGTTGCTAACAGGGAAAGGGCAAAAGGCAGCACATCATCATTACCTGAAATCGGCGATGTGGTCAGACAGTTGATTGATATGGGGCATAAGCATGCCATTATGCAATCTCTACAACTCATCGTTGGGCATGAGTTTCATCAACTGCACCGAGAGTCGAGTCATACTGAACAACTCGCATGTCACCTCGGGAAACCTCTTCTGACTGCTCCTGATGATTTTTATGAGTTCATGAAAATTCTTGCAACCATTGCAAGTCCATACCCTGATCACGCTCTTTTACTCGTCGGCCATGGCACACGTCATGCTTCATGGCCCCTATATCTTGGCCTGGAGCAGGTCATGCAGCGCCATTTCGGCAAGCGGGCGTATGTTGGAGTTGTGGAACACTATCCGGATAGTACCGACATTGAACAGCGCATTACACTCAGTGGCCACAGCAAGGTCCTGGTCATTCCTTTCTTTATGGTCGCTGGTGTTCACTTTCATCGTGACGTCGCCGGAGAGGGTATGTCTTCCTGGAGGAGCAGGATACTGAGGGCAGGGCTTGAAGTTGAAATCGCCTGCGGGGATGGCCTTGGCGCACTACCTGATATCGGCCGGATCTTCGCCCGCCATATCACGGACGCATCAGCCGAGATAGCATAA
- the pgeF gene encoding peptidoglycan editing factor PgeF: MEQDKCGLPDIEQFAGLQGNSCRYGLFNRHGGVSKGAFDSLNIGLAVGDAPELVAENRRLVKARMGVSHLLSGKQVHGEEVYSLAEPLTEDLEVDGYDAFITNQPDVGLMVQHADCQALLLYDPENKVIGAVHSGWRGSVMNIIGTTVQAMQKEFGCNPGGMRAVVSPSLGPCCAEFVHYQKELPAHFQQHMDDRLRFDFWQISRDQLLEQGLADSAIILPGRCTSCSEDYFSYRRACRESNGITGRNCSVIAL; this comes from the coding sequence ATGGAACAGGATAAGTGCGGATTGCCTGATATAGAACAATTTGCAGGATTACAGGGCAATAGCTGCAGGTATGGGTTGTTCAACAGGCATGGCGGAGTAAGCAAGGGAGCATTTGATTCTTTAAATATCGGTCTTGCCGTGGGAGATGCGCCAGAGCTTGTCGCAGAAAACCGCAGGCTGGTGAAAGCGAGGATGGGCGTGAGTCACCTGCTTTCAGGAAAGCAGGTACATGGAGAGGAAGTCTATTCTCTTGCTGAGCCACTCACCGAAGATCTGGAAGTGGATGGATATGATGCATTTATCACCAATCAACCGGATGTGGGGCTCATGGTCCAGCATGCGGATTGTCAGGCACTATTGCTCTATGATCCGGAAAACAAGGTGATTGGCGCGGTACACAGCGGCTGGCGCGGAAGTGTGATGAACATTATCGGCACCACAGTGCAGGCCATGCAAAAAGAGTTTGGTTGTAATCCTGGTGGCATGCGCGCGGTGGTCAGCCCTTCACTGGGGCCCTGCTGTGCAGAGTTCGTTCATTACCAGAAAGAACTTCCGGCTCACTTTCAGCAGCATATGGACGACCGGCTCCGGTTTGATTTCTGGCAGATATCGAGAGACCAGCTCTTGGAGCAGGGGTTGGCAGATTCGGCAATCATCCTGCCGGGCCGATGCACCAGTTGTTCTGAAGACTATTTTTCCTATCGGCGTGCCTGCAGGGAAAGTAATGGTATCACGGGCAGAAATTGTTCAGTGATCGCACTGTGA
- a CDS encoding P-II family nitrogen regulator — MMIMIRAIVRPEKADDVLAALMDAGFPAVTKYSVAGRGKQRGIKIGEVTYDEIPKTMLVSVVKAQDKDFIISTIMSAARSGTKGAFGDGKIFVTDVEDVYTISSGIKEPTEEVTA, encoded by the coding sequence ATGATGATCATGATTCGGGCCATCGTTCGACCGGAAAAAGCTGACGACGTACTTGCCGCATTAATGGATGCCGGTTTCCCCGCAGTTACCAAGTATTCCGTTGCCGGGCGCGGTAAGCAGCGAGGCATCAAGATCGGTGAAGTCACCTATGACGAGATCCCCAAAACCATGCTGGTGAGTGTTGTTAAAGCGCAGGACAAGGACTTCATCATCAGCACCATTATGAGCGCTGCCCGTTCCGGCACCAAGGGTGCTTTTGGAGACGGCAAGATCTTCGTGACCGATGTTGAAGATGTATACACCATCAGCTCCGGCATAAAAGAGCCTACAGAGGAGGTGACCGCATGA
- a CDS encoding DUF3373 family protein has protein sequence MIKRFSTFVLASMLALPITAAANGDSGGPGVSELELKIEELSRQLAELRAAVDEQRALNEDQEEFLDEIDEKTEGWDLAARFKFYGDFRSRLDYYNADTVFGRNLENDTLWTNRFRLNMRVKATENVEFKGRLAMYKAWGMQSAFTDDSGAMWPVFDGNVTRTPAEDSSLYVDRAFLNWNNIAGLPMWFSIGRRPTTDGPPAEIRLGLDERQGTPMAFMDWPFDGLVLGYGWSWGAEQMGTSKVRFCYGRGFEDGLQADSADSVHDMDFAGLAWDIMKKGDRFAYIQSYMGFDVINYPNFQSEFIEFGAQQDPIMDQTDPNFPGGFGARKNLGNIWHSAAVYQNKVSDLNYFIAGGYSQTIPDSEGMFFFDGTPSTDNEDGYSIYAGVRYDWDDIGLKLGGEFNWGSQYWLAMSPGHDEIYQSKLATRGQVYEVYLIYDLPTGEALSKYAKTFMRLGYQHYEYDYSGSGDWNLYPFDLDDAGDLAMLQAFGQDPVESADQIYLTFEAYF, from the coding sequence ATGATCAAAAGGTTTTCTACATTTGTCCTTGCAAGTATGCTGGCATTGCCGATTACGGCAGCAGCAAATGGTGACAGCGGTGGACCAGGGGTGTCTGAGCTTGAGCTGAAAATTGAGGAATTGAGCAGGCAATTGGCTGAGCTTAGAGCAGCGGTGGACGAGCAGAGGGCATTAAACGAGGATCAGGAAGAATTCCTGGACGAAATCGACGAAAAAACAGAGGGTTGGGATCTGGCCGCACGATTCAAATTCTATGGTGATTTCAGGTCACGTCTTGATTATTACAACGCGGATACGGTATTTGGCAGAAATCTTGAGAACGATACTCTCTGGACAAATCGATTTCGTCTGAATATGCGGGTAAAGGCCACGGAAAATGTCGAATTCAAAGGACGTCTGGCAATGTACAAGGCCTGGGGCATGCAGTCTGCATTCACTGATGATTCAGGTGCAATGTGGCCGGTATTTGATGGGAATGTGACTCGCACCCCGGCGGAAGACAGCTCGCTCTATGTGGATCGTGCCTTCCTTAATTGGAACAACATTGCGGGACTGCCCATGTGGTTTTCCATAGGTCGCAGACCAACCACAGATGGGCCGCCGGCAGAGATTCGTCTCGGTCTCGATGAGCGACAGGGAACGCCGATGGCCTTCATGGACTGGCCTTTTGATGGTCTGGTGCTCGGTTATGGCTGGAGTTGGGGGGCTGAACAGATGGGCACCAGCAAGGTGCGTTTCTGTTATGGCCGTGGCTTTGAGGATGGCCTGCAGGCCGATTCCGCCGACAGCGTTCATGACATGGATTTTGCAGGTCTTGCCTGGGATATCATGAAAAAGGGTGATCGCTTTGCCTATATTCAGTCATATATGGGTTTTGACGTCATTAATTATCCAAATTTCCAGTCTGAATTCATAGAGTTCGGAGCCCAGCAGGATCCCATTATGGACCAAACTGATCCAAATTTTCCGGGCGGGTTTGGAGCTCGCAAAAATCTGGGAAATATCTGGCATTCTGCGGCTGTTTACCAGAATAAAGTCAGTGACCTCAATTATTTCATCGCAGGTGGCTATTCCCAGACCATACCAGATTCCGAGGGTATGTTCTTTTTCGACGGGACACCAAGCACCGATAACGAGGATGGCTATTCCATCTATGCGGGTGTGCGCTATGATTGGGATGACATCGGCTTGAAACTGGGCGGGGAATTTAACTGGGGCTCCCAGTACTGGCTTGCCATGTCTCCTGGTCATGACGAGATCTATCAGTCCAAACTGGCGACCCGTGGCCAGGTGTACGAAGTATATCTGATTTATGATCTGCCCACGGGAGAAGCACTTTCAAAATATGCCAAGACGTTCATGCGGCTGGGCTACCAGCACTATGAATACGATTATTCGGGCTCGGGGGACTGGAATCTCTACCCATTTGACCTGGATGATGCGGGAGATCTGGCAATGCTGCAGGCCTTTGGGCAAGATCCTGTGGAAAGTGCTGATCAGATTTATCTGACTTTTGAGGCGTATTTCTAA
- a CDS encoding response regulator transcription factor encodes MRILLIEDDKTISGFIEKGLREAGFAVDACYNGTDGLSMGLEGIHDAAVVDIMLPEMDGLQVIEGLRKHGVNTPVLILSARQSVDDRIQGLQRGGDDYMIKPFSFSELLVRIQVLIRRDKKNAQPTMLTAGELEMDLLRHEVTRAGEKIELPAKEYALLELMMRNSGAVISKTTILERVYDYNFDPQTNVVDVLVCRLRNKVDKDFDKKMIQTVRGMGYVLRAD; translated from the coding sequence ATGCGCATACTACTCATAGAAGACGATAAAACGATCTCCGGATTCATCGAAAAAGGCTTGCGGGAAGCCGGTTTTGCTGTTGATGCCTGTTATAACGGTACCGATGGCCTCAGCATGGGGCTGGAGGGTATCCATGACGCCGCGGTGGTCGATATCATGCTGCCGGAGATGGATGGGCTGCAGGTAATCGAAGGGCTGCGAAAGCACGGTGTAAATACCCCAGTTCTTATTTTAAGCGCGAGGCAATCGGTAGATGACCGTATCCAGGGCCTGCAACGGGGTGGCGATGATTATATGATCAAACCGTTTTCATTTTCCGAGTTGCTGGTTCGCATCCAGGTGTTGATCAGACGAGACAAAAAGAATGCCCAGCCGACCATGCTGACTGCGGGTGAGCTTGAAATGGACCTGCTCAGGCACGAAGTGACCAGAGCAGGCGAAAAAATTGAACTGCCGGCCAAGGAATATGCCCTGCTTGAACTGATGATGCGGAACAGTGGCGCCGTTATTTCAAAAACGACAATCCTTGAGCGGGTATACGATTACAACTTTGACCCTCAGACCAATGTGGTTGATGTCCTGGTTTGCCGACTGCGCAATAAGGTCGATAAAGATTTTGACAAAAAAATGATCCAGACCGTGCGGGGAATGGGCTATGTCCTTCGGGCTGACTAA
- a CDS encoding DUF3373 family protein, translating into MIKRFSTLALASMLALPMAASANSAPDVSDLERKIEELSRQLIELKSAVADQQAVNAEQEDILDEIDEKTEGWDLASRIKFYGDFRSRVDYYNADTVSGKSLSNDSLWTNRFRLNMRVKATENVEFKGRLAMYKTWGMQSAFQDDSRAIWPIFDGNVTRTPTGDSSLYVDRAFVNWNNIGGLPMWFSIGRRPTTDGPPSEVRLGEDERLATPMAFMNWPFDGLALGYGWSWGPEALGTSKIRFCYGRGFEDGLQVDSTDSIDDMDFAGLSWDIMKKDDRFLYLQSFMAFDVVNYPQFSDDADNAMFASMMGPRANIGDIWHTSAVYQNKVGDLNYFLSGGYSQTMPNSNGMFNDPMAGAPNTDNEHGYSIYAGLRYDIDEIGLKVGAEVNWGSQYWVAMSPGHDEIYQSKLATRGQVYELYMIYDLPTGEAISKYAKTFVRLGYQHYEYDYTGSGDWNMYAYDLGDAGDQAMLQAMKMDPVESADQIYLTFEAKF; encoded by the coding sequence ATGATCAAAAGGTTTTCCACACTAGCCCTTGCGAGTATGCTCGCATTGCCGATGGCAGCATCCGCAAACAGCGCACCAGACGTATCTGATCTTGAGCGCAAGATTGAAGAGCTGAGCAGGCAGCTTATCGAGTTGAAATCAGCCGTTGCGGACCAGCAGGCGGTAAACGCGGAACAGGAAGATATTTTAGACGAGATTGACGAAAAAACAGAAGGCTGGGACCTTGCCTCGCGCATAAAATTTTACGGGGATTTCAGGTCTCGGGTTGATTACTACAATGCGGATACGGTTAGTGGTAAAAGTCTCAGCAATGATTCTCTCTGGACCAACCGGTTCCGCTTGAATATGCGGGTGAAAGCTACTGAGAACGTTGAGTTTAAAGGTCGCCTTGCCATGTACAAGACCTGGGGCATGCAGTCAGCTTTTCAGGACGACTCTAGAGCTATCTGGCCGATATTCGATGGCAATGTAACCCGCACGCCAACCGGAGACAGTAGTCTCTATGTGGATCGAGCCTTTGTAAACTGGAATAATATTGGTGGCTTGCCGATGTGGTTCTCCATTGGCCGCAGGCCAACAACGGATGGACCTCCTTCAGAGGTTCGCCTGGGTGAGGATGAGCGACTGGCCACCCCGATGGCATTTATGAACTGGCCGTTTGATGGTCTGGCGCTTGGTTATGGCTGGAGCTGGGGGCCGGAAGCCCTGGGTACCAGCAAGATTCGCTTCTGCTATGGTCGTGGCTTTGAGGATGGGTTACAAGTAGATTCCACTGACAGCATTGATGATATGGATTTTGCTGGATTGAGCTGGGATATCATGAAAAAGGATGATCGGTTCCTTTATCTTCAGTCCTTTATGGCGTTTGATGTGGTCAATTATCCGCAGTTTTCCGATGATGCAGATAATGCTATGTTTGCAAGTATGATGGGGCCGAGGGCGAATATTGGTGATATCTGGCATACCTCAGCGGTATATCAGAATAAAGTTGGCGACCTCAACTACTTCCTTTCCGGTGGCTACTCCCAGACCATGCCAAATTCCAATGGCATGTTTAATGATCCAATGGCTGGAGCGCCAAATACAGATAATGAGCACGGTTATTCTATTTATGCTGGTTTGCGCTATGACATTGACGAGATTGGACTGAAAGTCGGAGCTGAAGTTAACTGGGGCTCCCAGTATTGGGTCGCTATGTCTCCAGGGCATGATGAGATCTACCAGTCTAAGCTGGCTACGCGTGGGCAAGTTTATGAATTATATATGATTTACGACCTGCCGACCGGAGAGGCGATTTCTAAATACGCCAAGACCTTTGTTAGATTGGGATACCAGCATTACGAGTACGATTATACCGGCTCTGGTGATTGGAATATGTATGCATACGATTTGGGCGATGCCGGAGACCAGGCAATGCTTCAGGCAATGAAAATGGACCCTGTCGAAAGTGCCGATCAGATCTACCTGACCTTCGAGGCAAAATTCTAA
- the nifA gene encoding nif-specific transcriptional activator NifA — MDYAKSGFAKRGESTQGIELLALHRITKLIGKAVDLETTLASVLKVLNDTMQMERATLLLLDKMTGRLMIKVSCGLTTQEKQRGVYRPDEGVYGKIFQTKAPFVVPDIHSEPLFLNRTGSRPAFSKERLSFLGVPVLMQEKTVGVLSVDRLFGSDVSFDEDVRFLTVLATLMAQFITLHEEIERKEAKLQEENRSLKAKLHSRHDGHYIIGHSKPMQEVYSIIEKIAPSSATVLLLGESGTGKELVAKAVHESGGRKDKAFIKVNCAALPETLLESELFGHEKGAFTGAHATRPGRFELANKGTIFLDEIGEMPLALQAKMLRVLQEKQFERIGGSKTYDVDVRIIAATNVGLEQAVEEGNFRADLYYRLNVVPIQLPPVRERMEDIPLLLNHFLSMSNQRNGKKLMLTSELLDFLIDYPWPGNVREMQNMVERMIILAEGDRLTLGDLPPNVLVRRSSAAGGAMLVHDEAAIAPPVAEAPLIIRGRKSLQQLEKEEVEAALRRHGWVQVRAARELGLTQRQIGYRIKKYGLSRLDAYR, encoded by the coding sequence ATGGACTACGCAAAATCCGGCTTCGCGAAAAGAGGGGAGTCAACTCAGGGCATAGAACTGCTCGCATTACATAGAATAACAAAACTTATCGGCAAGGCTGTTGACCTGGAGACAACTCTTGCCAGTGTATTGAAGGTGTTGAACGATACCATGCAAATGGAACGGGCGACCCTGCTGCTGCTCGACAAGATGACCGGCAGGTTGATGATCAAGGTGAGCTGTGGTTTGACCACACAGGAAAAGCAGAGGGGCGTGTACAGGCCTGATGAAGGTGTCTATGGGAAAATTTTCCAGACCAAGGCGCCTTTTGTCGTTCCGGATATTCATAGTGAGCCGCTCTTTCTCAACAGAACGGGTTCGCGTCCCGCATTTAGTAAGGAGCGGTTGTCTTTTTTGGGGGTTCCTGTATTGATGCAGGAAAAGACCGTTGGAGTGTTGAGTGTTGACCGTCTTTTTGGCAGCGATGTCTCCTTTGACGAGGATGTCAGGTTTCTAACTGTGCTGGCTACACTGATGGCCCAGTTCATAACCCTGCATGAAGAAATAGAGCGTAAAGAGGCCAAGCTGCAGGAGGAAAATCGCTCGCTGAAGGCAAAGTTGCATAGTCGTCATGATGGTCATTATATAATAGGGCACTCCAAGCCCATGCAGGAAGTGTATTCCATTATAGAAAAAATAGCCCCAAGCTCAGCTACTGTGCTGTTGCTCGGTGAGTCTGGAACAGGCAAGGAGCTGGTGGCGAAAGCAGTGCACGAATCGGGAGGTCGAAAAGACAAGGCCTTTATTAAAGTGAATTGCGCTGCGTTGCCGGAAACTTTGTTGGAAAGTGAGTTGTTCGGCCATGAGAAAGGTGCATTTACAGGTGCTCACGCGACTCGGCCCGGGCGTTTCGAGTTGGCGAATAAAGGCACGATATTTCTTGATGAAATCGGCGAGATGCCGTTGGCATTGCAGGCGAAGATGTTGAGAGTCCTGCAGGAAAAGCAGTTCGAGCGGATTGGTGGCAGTAAAACATATGACGTGGATGTTCGAATTATTGCCGCCACCAATGTCGGCTTAGAGCAGGCTGTAGAGGAAGGGAATTTCAGGGCTGATCTTTACTACAGATTGAATGTGGTGCCGATTCAGTTACCGCCTGTCAGGGAGCGGATGGAGGATATTCCCTTACTGCTCAACCATTTCCTCAGTATGAGCAACCAGCGTAATGGCAAGAAGCTGATGCTGACCTCGGAATTGCTCGACTTTCTCATTGATTATCCATGGCCTGGCAACGTCCGTGAAATGCAGAATATGGTTGAGCGTATGATCATCCTGGCTGAAGGAGACCGGTTAACCCTGGGTGATCTTCCGCCAAATGTGCTTGTCAGGAGGAGCAGTGCTGCGGGTGGGGCAATGCTGGTTCATGATGAGGCAGCTATAGCACCACCGGTGGCGGAAGCCCCCCTTATTATCCGAGGGCGAAAATCATTACAGCAGCTGGAGAAAGAAGAGGTGGAGGCAGCATTGAGGCGACATGGCTGGGTACAGGTTCGTGCAGCCAGGGAGCTTGGGCTCACCCAGCGGCAGATAGGATACCGGATCAAGAAATATGGACTGTCACGTTTGGACGCGTATCGCTGA